GCAAGATCTTCCACGTCATCCCCGAACGTCTGTTTTTGCACTTGCTTACAAAGATAGATTTCTGCTTCTGCTTCCTCTTCTACTGACAGCTCCCCCGTTTTACCAGCACTTTTTTCGTCTTGGAGATCAAATTATACATGTACCGAAGCACCCACGCCATACATCTTTTCAATCTGTTGTATTTGGAAAAACGATGAAAATCTGGCATAATTATTTCTACTTGCCTTGCCATCAACACTCTGTATTTCGAACGAAGTTCAATCTTGCTTGGTTCTGCACTTGAGTCCGTCCTCGTTTCACTAGGCCACTCAGCCTTACCTTTAATCAAAAAAATCTGGACCATTTTTCCACCTTCCATTAGGGTCGTAATCTTTGGTTAGATTTGCCCTTGTAGCCTCATCTGCTGGATTCCTCGTACCTGGACACCATCTCCACTGCTCCACATCACTGCCATCCAAAATCTCTGCTACTCGATTAGCCACGTATTGTTTGTACATTCTGTGGTCCGACCTGATCCACTGCAACACCGTCGTAGAATctgtccaaaaaacaatatttttaacaactttaacatgattttttattattaattcttTAAGCCGTACTCCCATGACGGCGGCATGCAATTCCAATTTGGGGGTTGTGTGGAAACGAGTTGGGGCACAACTTGTCTTGCCCATAACAAAAGCCACTTTGATATCACTACTTACCACACGCCAATAACCCACCGCAACCATAGCATCTTCACTAGCATCCGTAAATATGTGGAGTTGTACGTCATTATTATTGTATGCtggattataaagggtgattcttttgaggttaggattttcatgcattagtatttgacagatcacgtgggatttcagacatggtgtcaaagagaaagatgctcagtatgctttgacatttcatcatgaatagacttactaacgagcaacgcttgcaaatcattgaattttattaccaaaatcagtggcagaaaatccgcttttttatcgacaaattttgttcagcgatgaggctcatttctggttgaatggctacgtaaataagcaaaattgccgaatttggagtgaagagcaaccagaagccgttcaagaactgcccatgcatcccgaaaaatgcactatttggtgtggtttgtacgctggtggaatcattggaccgtattttttcaaagatgctgttggacgcaacgttacggtgaatggcgatcgctatcgttcgatgctaacaaactttttgttgccaaaaatggaagaactgaacttggttgacatgtggtttcaacaagatggcgctacatgccacacagctcgcgattctatggccattttgagggaaaacttcggagaacaattcatctcaagaaatggaccggtaagttggccaccaagatcatgcgatttgacgcctttagactattttttgtggggctacgtcaagtctaaagtctacagaaataagccagcaactattccagctttggaagacaacatttccgaagaaattcgggctattccggccgaaatgctcgaaaaagttgcccaaaattggactttccgaatggaccacctaagacgcagccgcggtcaacatttaaatgaaattatcttcaaaaagtaaatgtcatggaccaatctaacgtttcaaataaagaaccgatgagattttgcaaattttatgcgtttttttttttaaaaaagttatcaagctcttaacaaatcaccctttaatacctAGGCACATTGAATTTCACAATATTCGGCAACTGTGCCAACCAGAACTTCCAGCGGCCATATATTTCTGCAGGGAGCTCATCATCCCACTGTACACCGGACTTCCATAAACTTTGCATTATAATTTTTGACGTTATCGTAAAATCACTCACAAAACCAAACGGGTCGTAGATGGACATATTTAAACACAACATTTCccgtttggttggaattttttcACCTTTTAATACTCGTCCGTCCACTTTATTTAACTTTAGTTCAAAACAGAAAACATCTGTTGCAGGTACCCACTGAATACCGAGTACTCGCTCCACTCCATCATAGCACAAAGTGTTGCCACTCTTACCCGTTTGCCCATCAAGGTTACCGCACTCGTTCAGCACCTTTTTCGAGTTGGATTTTATACCATGCAATTGGAATCCCGCAACTTTAtgaattttaatgacatcttttaaTACTTTGATCGCCTCCTCTTCGGACTGAAAGCAGTCGACATAGTCATCCACATAATGACGATCGATGATACCATGAACGGCTCTAGGGTACAAATCCATAAATTTTCTGgcattcaaatttttaacaaactgGGCAATTGTGGGGGAACAAGTGGCACCAAATATCAAGCGCTCCATCACATATGTGTCCACTGGCAAATTCACGTCTCCATTCCTCCATAAGAATCTCTGACAGTTCTGATCCATTTTCGCCACACCAATTTGGTGAAACATTTCTTGAATGTCACCACACACAGCGATGGGGCCTTctctaaattttaaaagaatagTGATTAGTGGATTATTTATGTCTGGTCCTGACATTAGGGCCTTATTCAAAGAAAATTCGTTAATTTCAGCGGCAGCATCGAACACCAGTCGTATACACTGTTTATTTGGATTCTTTACTCCGAAATGTGGAATATAAAAACACGGTCGTATTGGGCTTCTTTTTCTTCTAGTGAGAGTTTTCGACAGTAACCTTTCTTGATATAATCCTGAATTTTGGCTTTATATTCCATtccatactcacaattttttaacattttttgttccaCATTATACAGACGCCTTAATGCCATGTCGTACGAATCTGGTATTGGTGGGATGTTCTCTTTCCATAGAAGTGGACATTCGTATCTGCCATTTACCCATATTGTACTTTGATACAACAAATTCATTGCCCTTTCATTTTCCTTTGAGGTAAGTGGTTTTGTATCGACTTTTATACCCAATGTTTCCACATCAAAATATCCGCTCATCATTCTGCTAATTTCTTCAAGCGGGTCATCTTCTGTTCCTGAACACCTACGaaaatgaaaaacatgtttattAGAGTTATTTTTATAACCTGATATCGGACCATATACAATAGCACCCAATCTCGTTATCGTAACAATTGGGCCAAATTCGTTCATAAGGTGTGGAATTTCCAAAGGAACTGTCAAGAATGAATGTTGCAAGCTCAAAATCATCATTGGTCGTACGTTGAAATAATCGTGCACTGGAATTTTGGAGATTTTTTCATATTCCTGGGATTTTAAGAAGCTTCCCATATGGCAACTCTGTTTTGGCAATGACAGATCTGTTGATACATAAACATTGGAAATTGAATACTTTTCCTTGTATTGTCCGATTCCGCTAATTGTAATATTAATTTTCTCGGTATTTTGTGAAGTGCGATaattaccctgccaacattttttgaatttggggactcttttgagaatccccactacgtcgaaaacaatcatatacgacatcaaaaactcgtcggaaaagcgccgtcactattgagaagttgtaccacgccaagttactacaaaaaggtttcgcatgagtgcaattattaggtgcctttatagatcaatttagaacgacgccaataagagaccctccaaacaatcagaaaaagtgcattttaagatagttgtaaaagaatcattgtggtcgagtaaaacacgtttgtttagatatttattaatttgattaaacatttacaaattcttaaaaatataacatttataccactatcacattacatttaacataatttttggcattaatgatgatgttgagttacaagtagcgagttacatgttgctgcgtctatcaaccagtgtttttattccatggaggcagcgtgtctgtaaaatatctgaaaaacaatcactttattccatttggaaaatcaccaaattgttcaccaataacctttcacaattttaagcgtataatctatgttttcagaactttattttcgtttttatttaattaaaatataacaagctggttgcgcttggcgtttcacaaaaaaaatggctttttttacagtagggatggcaaattacttgcatgtactttttgatgtaccttttcatgatggttgaagtgacatttacgagtctgtggtaacgatgaggttgaaatggaactttgaaatgctggcagggtatttAGCCACTGAAGTTCCAAAAAATCATTTTCTCCGTGTAAATCGAGCTCGTTTGCTATGTCCCTATGTAGCATGGAAACATTTGCTCCATCGTCGACAAACGCGTATATCGTGAGTTGTTTTTTCTTACCATATATGGTTACGGACAGAATTTGGAACAATACGTTTTCGGTGTGGCTTGTTGCGTGGCATTTTCTTCTC
This is a stretch of genomic DNA from Haematobia irritans isolate KBUSLIRL chromosome 4, ASM5000362v1, whole genome shotgun sequence. It encodes these proteins:
- the LOC142232920 gene encoding uncharacterized protein LOC142232920 isoform X1, with the protein product MSGPDINNPLITILLKFREGPIAVCGDIQEMFHQIGVAKMDQNCQRFLWRNGDVNLPVDTYVMERLIFGATCSPTIAQFVKNLNARKFMDLYPRAVHGIIDRHYVDDYVDCFQSEEEAIKVLKDVIKIHKVAGFQLHGIKSNSKKVLNECGNLDGQTGKSGNTLCYDGVERVLGIQWVPATDVFCFELKLNKVDGRVLKGEKIPTKREMLCLNMSIYDPFGFVSDFTITSKIIMQSLWKSGVQWDDELPAEIYGRWKFWLAQLPNIVKFNVPRYYNPAYNNNDVQLHIFTDASEDAMVAVGYWRVVSSDIKVAFVMGKTSCAPTRFHTTPKLELHAAVMGILRRCCSGSGRTTECTNNTWLIE
- the LOC142232920 gene encoding uncharacterized protein LOC142232920 isoform X2, which translates into the protein MSGPDINNPLITILLKFREGPIAVCGDIQEMFHQIGVAKMDQNCQRFLWRNGDVNLPVDTYVMERLIFGATCSPTIAQFVKNLNARKFMDLYPRAVHGIIDRHYVDDYVDCFQSEEEAIKVLKDVIKIHKVAGFQLHGIKSNSKKVLNECGNLDGQTGKSGNTLCYDGVERVLGIQWVPATDVFCFELKLNKVDGRVLKGEKIPTKREMLCLNMSIYDPFGFVSDFTITSKIIMQSLWKSGVQWDDELPAEIYGRWKFWLAQLPNIVKFNVPRYYNPAYNNNDVQLHIFTDASEDAMVAVGYWRVILRRCCSGSGRTTECTNNTWLIE
- the LOC142232920 gene encoding uncharacterized protein LOC142232920 isoform X3, producing the protein MSGPDINNPLITILLKFREGPIAVCGDIQEMFHQIGVAKMDQNCQRFLWRNGDVNLPVDTYVMERLIFGATCSPTIAQFVKNLNARKFMDLYPRAVHGIIDRHYVDDYVDCFQSEEEAIKVLKDVIKIHKVAGFQLHGIKSNSKKVLNECGNLDGQTGKSGNTLCYDGVERVLGIQWVPATDVFCFELKLNKVDGRVLKGEKIPTKREMLCLNMSIYDPFGFVSDFTITSKIIMQSLWKSGVQWDDELPAEIYGRWKFWLAQLPNIVKFNVPRFYDGVAVDQVGPQNVQTIRG